The sequence below is a genomic window from Serratia nevei.
CGCCCCCAAGAGTCGTTTCAGCTTCGTCTATGACGCCCTCGGCTTCTCGTCTGCGCTGCAGTCCGACGAAAAAGACGTGCGCGGCAACAAGCTGACGCCTGAGCAGGTGGCCAAACTGAATCCGGACTGGCTGTTCGTTATCGACAGAGACGCCGCGACCGGACGGCCGAACGCGGTGGCACCGCAGAAAATCCTTACCGGTACCGCGCTGAAGAAAACCACGGCGGTGAAAAAAGGCCAGGTGGTTTACCTGCCGGCGGCCGAGGTGTATCTGTCCGGCGGCATCGTCACCGCCCAGCACGTCGTCGAACGCGTGAGCGAGGCGCTGAACCACACTGCGCGATAAAGAAAGCCCGGCGATGCCGGGCTTTTTCTTGGGTTAAATCGTCGGCTGGTTTACCAGCCCGTCTATCAGCACCTGCGGCGTGCCCTGCGAGCAGCGTTCGATGCGCCCGCGCACGCCGTAGACCCGTGCCAGGCTCTGCGGCGTAATCACCTGCTCCGGCGCACCGTCGGCGATCAGATCGCCATCCTGCAGCATCAGCACGTGGTCGCCGTGGCGCAGCGCGATGTTGATGTCATGCACTACCACCACCGTCACGATATTGCGCTTGCGGGTTTCGCGGCGCACCAAATCCATCACGTGGAACTGATAGTTGAGATCGAGCGCGCTCAGCGGCTCATCCAGCAGCAACAGCGAGGGCTGACGGATCAGCGACTGCGCCAATCCCACCAGCTGTTTCTGGCCGCCGGACAGTTGATCGAGGTAGCTCAGCGCCAGGTGCGCGATGCCCAACTGCTCCAGCAGGGCCATCACTTCCCCTTCGCTGCCGGCGTTGCTGCGGCCGCCCGAGGCGCGCTGCGCCACGATGATCGACTCCAGCACGTGCAGATGCACCCCGGCGGGCAGCGACTGCGGCAGATAGACCACTTTCTCCGCCCGACGGGCGAACGGCATCTGCATCAGATCGCCGTCGTCCAGCCACAGCTTGCCCTGCGCCGGGTTCAGCCCGGCCAGCGAGCGCAGCAGCGTCGATTTGCCGCTGCCGTTCGGCCCCAGCAGCACGGTGATTTGCCCGCGTGGCAGCATCGGTACCGAGAGATCGTCGATCACCGGGCGCTTCGGGTAGCCCGCCGAGAAGTTTTCTATTCGTAAGCCCTGGATCATACGTTCCCCCGGTGGCGCAGAATAATGCTCAGGAAGAACGGCACCCCGACCAGCGACGTGACGATGCCCACCGGAATGATCACCCCGGGCACCAGATTTTTCGACGCCACCGAGGCCATCGACAGCACCAGCGCGCCAATCAGCGCGCTGGCCGGCAGATAGAAGCGGTGATCTTCGCCGAAGATCATGCGGGCGATGTGCGGCGCCACCAGGCCGATAAAGCCGATCGGCCCGACGAAGGCCACCGCCAGCGCCGAGAGAATGCTGATGCGCAGCAGCGTGGCCAGCCGCAGACGGCGCACATCGATACCGAAGCTCACCGCCCGATCTTCACCCAGACGCAGCGCGGTCAGTTTCCACGAGCTCATCATCGACAGCGGCAGCAGCACGACGAATACGCCGAACAGGATGCCCAGCTTGTCCCACGAGGCGCGCGCCAGACTGCCCATGGTCCAGAACACCAGCCCCTGCAGCGTGTCCTCGCTGGCGATGAACTGCATCATCGATACCAGCGCGTTGAAGGTAAACACCAGCGCGATGCCGAACAGCACCACGCCGGAGGTGGCGACCCGCGTCCAGCGCGTGATGCCGTCGAGCATCAGCGCGGCGAACAGCGCAAAGATAAAGGCGTTGGCGGAGATGAACCACTGATCGGGAATGCCCGGAATGCCGATGCCGAGCACGATCGCCAGCGCGGCGCCAAAGGCCGCGGCGGAAGACACGCCGAGGGTAAAGGGGCTGGCCAGCGGGTTATTCAGGATGGTCTGCATTTCCGCCCCGGCCAGGCCGAGCGCAAAGCCCACCACCACCGCCATCAGCGCGTAAGGCAAGCGGATGTCCCAGACGATCACCCGCGTGCCGGCATCGGCCGCGGCGGGATCGAGCAGCGTTTGCCATAAGGACGACAGCGACAGCCCGGACGGCCCCATGGTGAAATCCAGCAGCAGCGAGCCCAGGATTGCCAGTGCCAACACGCCCATCATCAACAGGCGATGGCGAAGAATATGCTGATAACGCCCCATCACGCCGGCGTCGGGTTGCCCCTTGGCTTCAGTCATGGGATCGGTGGATACGCTCATTAGTTAGGATACCTGTTACAACCATCATGACAGCGGTGCGAAAGCGTCCGCCGTAAACCGGAAAGCGCGCGGCGACAGCCTGCGCGCAGCCGTTAACAATAAAGCAAACGATAATACTTATCAATCATATCAATAGGTGAAAACGGCGTTATGAAAATGTAATAAATTGTTTTCTATCGCCATTTTTCATCCCCTCGCCTTTACCCCGCCAACGGCCATTAGGTTCATTATTCTGAAAGTTATTCCTGATCCGACCAGACTCTGACAAATAACGAAAAAACCACTTAGAATCCAAAACCACAGCACCGCGCGTGCAAAAAACCTTCAGGCCGCCGCAAGAGCGGCCTTTATTGACGAGGCTGTAATGAGAAGTCCATCTCCGGCGGTAACGCCCAAACGCCCGGCGCTGCTGAACTGGCTGTTGTACAGCCCGCTGCACGCCGACGACGAGCCGTTTCAACGCCAGCTGCGGCTCACGCTGACGCCCTCTCCCCTCACCCCCTGGCTGAATGCCGTGGGGCCGGCGGCGCTGTTGGTGGGGTATGCCTGGCTGAACCAGCGGCTGGTCGGCATCGGTTTGCTGCTGCTGCTGTTGCTGTTAACCGCCGGACGCGCCGGGTTGGCGCAGCGGCGCCAACCCGCCTGGCCGGACGCCATGCTGGTGACGGTGCTGCTGTGGATGCTGCTGGTCGGCGCCAGCGCCGCGCTGGCGATGCTGTCAGGCCGCTTCGTTTTAATCCTGTTCGCCGGGCTGACGATCACCGCCCTGGCCTGCTGGCTGATGCAGCGCCACGCCGCCGCGCCGCGCTTCGCGCTGCTTGAGGTGATCGCGCTGACGCTGCCCTACCTGCTGGCGGCACCGCTGTCGCGCGTGCAAAACCTGTTTGTCCTGGCGGACCTCGCGCCGCTGTGGCTGGTGCTGGCCCATGGCATGATCGCTCGCTACCACCGTCAGCGGGTACAGCACGTCACGCTGGCTTGGGAGAAGCAGCAGGCGTCGCACCGCGATCGCCTGACCGGCTTCCTCAACCGAGCGGGCGGCGAGGTGGTGATGCGCAGCATCTGCCGCCCCGCAGCGGCGCAGACGATCTCCCACCTGTTCATTCTTGAGTTCGGTCCGCTGGCTGCGCTCTACCAAAGCCACGGCGTCCAGATTGGCGATGACGTGCTGCGCACCGTCGGCGAGCGCCTCAAGACGCTGATCCGCCCCAGCGACTACGTCTGCCGCTATACCGGCGGCCTGTTTTTGATACTGGTGCACGATCTGCCCTACGGCGCGGAAAGCGAGTTCCTCGCGCGCATCGTGCCGCCGCTGGAGGCGCCCTACGATTTTGGCGCATTCGGCGAGGTGAACATGCAGCTCAACGCC
It includes:
- a CDS encoding ABC transporter ATP-binding protein, with amino-acid sequence MIQGLRIENFSAGYPKRPVIDDLSVPMLPRGQITVLLGPNGSGKSTLLRSLAGLNPAQGKLWLDDGDLMQMPFARRAEKVVYLPQSLPAGVHLHVLESIIVAQRASGGRSNAGSEGEVMALLEQLGIAHLALSYLDQLSGGQKQLVGLAQSLIRQPSLLLLDEPLSALDLNYQFHVMDLVRRETRKRNIVTVVVVHDINIALRHGDHVLMLQDGDLIADGAPEQVITPQSLARVYGVRGRIERCSQGTPQVLIDGLVNQPTI
- a CDS encoding FecCD family ABC transporter permease; this encodes MSVSTDPMTEAKGQPDAGVMGRYQHILRHRLLMMGVLALAILGSLLLDFTMGPSGLSLSSLWQTLLDPAAADAGTRVIVWDIRLPYALMAVVVGFALGLAGAEMQTILNNPLASPFTLGVSSAAAFGAALAIVLGIGIPGIPDQWFISANAFIFALFAALMLDGITRWTRVATSGVVLFGIALVFTFNALVSMMQFIASEDTLQGLVFWTMGSLARASWDKLGILFGVFVVLLPLSMMSSWKLTALRLGEDRAVSFGIDVRRLRLATLLRISILSALAVAFVGPIGFIGLVAPHIARMIFGEDHRFYLPASALIGALVLSMASVASKNLVPGVIIPVGIVTSLVGVPFFLSIILRHRGNV
- a CDS encoding GGDEF domain-containing protein, giving the protein MRSPSPAVTPKRPALLNWLLYSPLHADDEPFQRQLRLTLTPSPLTPWLNAVGPAALLVGYAWLNQRLVGIGLLLLLLLLTAGRAGLAQRRQPAWPDAMLVTVLLWMLLVGASAALAMLSGRFVLILFAGLTITALACWLMQRHAAAPRFALLEVIALTLPYLLAAPLSRVQNLFVLADLAPLWLVLAHGMIARYHRQRVQHVTLAWEKQQASHRDRLTGFLNRAGGEVVMRSICRPAAAQTISHLFILEFGPLAALYQSHGVQIGDDVLRTVGERLKTLIRPSDYVCRYTGGLFLILVHDLPYGAESEFLARIVPPLEAPYDFGAFGEVNMQLNAGILALTQDYATVEDLMSSAQQALAEAKGGKK